A single region of the Chrysoperla carnea chromosome 5, inChrCarn1.1, whole genome shotgun sequence genome encodes:
- the LOC123301854 gene encoding myotubularin-related protein 4 isoform X1 — protein sequence MDEAMKDCDNDLQQRGASYKYPLSPLTSDIDGLCVPFTPLRGESVSLLGVSADGLLALTNYRLYIENLGVVYNIPLGLIDICEVRDIFYLHIQCKEARTVRCTFSTNEQCMEWFKRLNRVTQTPSSLHDLFAFAFYAWTTEIGDVDIISRLKGEIPLTCEQLFKKEVERLRFDTHGAWRITQANSNYRLCPSYPPLLLVPACITDETLEMVARFRSSRRIPVIVWRHTGNGAVIARCSQPEVGWLGWRSGEDEDLLKAMADACTFDRGAQSMLDVHLSLDSSPHSLTSNIEDNLSPLNTITTNHSNTTTSSSPTTTTTSGTLSEGKKVLIMDARSYTTAVANRARGGGCECPEYYPSCDIEFMNLANIHSIRKSFQAMRQLCASPADQPNWFSLLEGTRWLHHMSGLMRAASVLASAIEREGRPVLVHCSDGWDRTPQIVALGQLLLDPYYRTIEGFRVLCEREWLDFGHKFADRCGHAVGQDDPNERCPVFLQWLDCVHQLLHQFPCSFEFSQTYLVKLAKHTYSNLFGTFLCNSRQEREKNQIYTSTFGVWPFLTDINFRNHLYSPVVNENEQVLWPSYNIRDLHLWSEMYLGSLEIDTSLESGGAANSSVKNQSGSNSNGHGQQNGHQNGGTHNTGFVNIRESSVSSDISISMTKTRSFNDLQNMAADIIYNTPRRSSDPNILTDSIKLETLSLCDDNSDDKTPDLESVEDDTEINHTHVEEHDETGSVLNNHHEILNNIVNGDEKLNVKQINHDDDEKPNLENRHEINFLSNGINKNYSTTAHDLIEFTNMTPMVDVIDGRRQSFKESSSSSSVITNGLVNGTTSSAAVDTSTETIIPDQYFNGTQPTTNITTGSEPNNDETIRNSPSALGDGVTTTSCKVCSQRRRYIADKYARKKKSTMNNGRYSSISSPSHTCTPPLPPGVAGPTPPISQTNNKHCDLDGLTPLQSSIQNRLRQIVSDHKAKEDALERELHTTRMALIQQVCHHCTNDGSDAHDETCSVGGSVCSTGEGRMSANESLPSDISWETLDEPSHLPDSIISAPTLWVPDHAVSRCTGCQTEFWLGRRKHHCRNCGRIFCADCSENSAPLPNEQLYNPVRVCTTCYNQLNLGANNNLALLNASSSSNMTCDSNNIDQINQTNSGSYVGAL from the exons ATGGATGAAGCAATGAAAGATTGTGACAACGATCTCCAACAGCGTGGAGCATCGTACAAATATCCATTGAGTCCATTGACAAGTGATATTGATGGTCTATGTGTGCCCTTCACACCGTTACGTGGTGAATCCGTATCATTATTAGGTGTATCAGCTGATGGTTTACTTGCATTAACCAATTATCggttatatattgaaaatttaggtGTTGTCTACAATATTCCACTTGGTTTAATTGATATTTGTGAAGTAcgtgatattttttatctacATATTCAGTGCAAGGAGGCTAGAACTGTTAG gtgTACATTTTCTACAAACGAACAATGTATGGAGTGGTTTAAACGATTAAATCGTGTTACCCAAACACCCTCTTCATTACACGACTTATTTGCATTCGCATTTTATGCATGGACCACGGAAATTGGTGATGTTGATATCATTTCACGTTTAAAAGGTGAAATACCGCTAACATgtgaacaattatttaaaaaagaagtcGAACGTTTAAG GTTTGATACACACGGAGCATGGCGTATTACACAAGCGAATAGTAACTACCGCCTATGTCCATCTTATCCGCCATTATTGTTAGTACCAGCATGTATTACTGATGAAACATTGGAAATGGTTGCACGATTCCGTAGTTCGAGGCGTATACCAGTTATTGTATGGAg aCATACTGGTAATGGTGCAGTAATTGCACGTTGTAGTCAACCAGAAGTCGGTTGGTTAGGTTGGCGTTCTGGTGAAGATGAAGATCTATTAAAAGCAATGGCGGACGCATGTACTTTTGATCGTGGTGCTCAATCAATGCTAGATGTACATTTATCATTAGATTCATCACCACATTCATTGACAAGCAACATAGAAGATAATTTATCACCATTAAATACAATCACAACTAATCATTCAAATACTACTACGTCATCATCTCCAACAACAACTACAACTAGTGGAACACTCTCTGAAGGAAaa aaagtGTTAATTATGGACGCACGCTCGTACACAACAGCTGTAGCAAATCGTGCACGTGGTGGAGGCTGCGAATGTCCTGAATACTATCCAAGTTGTGACATAGAATTTATGAATTTAGCAAATATACATTCGATTCGTAAAAGTTTCCAAGCAATGCGACAGTTATGTGCATCACCAGCTGATCAACCAAA TTGGTTTAGTTTATTAGAAGGTACACGCTGGTTACATCATATGTCAGGTTTAATGCGTGCTGCTAGTGTTTTAGCATCTGCAATTGAACGTGAAGGACGTCCTGTACTTGTACATTGTAGTGATGGCTGGGATCGTACACCACAAATTGTTGCACTTGGACAATTGTTATTGGACCCTTATTATCGAACTATTGAG GGATTTCGTGTATTATGTGAACGTGAATGGTTAGATTTTGGACATAAATTTGCGGATCGTTGTGGACATGCTGTTGGACAAGATGATCCTAATGAACGTTGTCCAGTATTTTTACAATGGTTGGACTGCGTCCATCAATTGTTACATCAATTTCCATGTAGTTTTGAATTTTCTCAAACGTATTTA gtaaaatTAGCAAAACATACGTATTCaaatttgtttggaacatttctATGTAATTCTCGACAGGAACGtgagaaaaatcaaatttatacgAGTACATTTGGTGTATGGCCATTTTTGACTGATATCAATTTTAGGAATCATTTGTATTCACCTGTTGTCAATGAAAACGAACag gtGCTATGGCCATCATATAATATACGTGATTTACATTTATGGTCTGAAATGTATTTAGGTTCATTAGAAATAGATACATCATTAGAATCTGGTGGTGCTGCTAATTCAAGTGTTAAAAATCAAAGTGGTAGTAATAGTAATGGACATGGACAACAGAATGGACATCAAAATGGTGGCACACATAATACGGGTTTTGTAAATATACGTGAAAGTAGTGTCAGCAGTGATATTAGCATTTCAATGACTAAAACACGTTCATTtaatgatttacaaaatatggCAGCTGATATCATTTATAATACACCACGACGCTCAAGTGATCCTAATATTTTAACTGATAGCAT TAAATTAGAAACATTATCATTATGTGATGATAATTCAGATGATAAAACACCAGATCTAGAATCCGTCGAAGATGATACCGAAATCAATCATACACATGTGGAAGAACATGATGAAACTGGTTCCGTATTAAACAATcatcatgaaattttaaataatatcgttAATGGTGATGAAAAactaaatgtaaaacaaataaatcatgACGATGACGAAAAGCCAAATCTTGAAAATCgacatgaaataaattttttaagtaatggaattaataaaaattattcaacgaCCGCACATGATTTAATTGAATTCACGAACATGACGCCGATGGTTGATGTTATTGATGGTAGAAGACAATCATTCAAAGAATCATCTTCATCGTCATCTGTGATAACAAATGGTTTAGTTAATGGGACAACATCCTCAGCAGCTGTGGATACATCAACAGAAACAATCATACCAgatcaatattttaatggaaCGCAACCCACGACGAACATAACTACAGGATCCGAGCCAAATAATGATGAAACAATACGTAATTCACCAAGTGCGCTTGGTGATGGTGTAACTACAACGTCGTGTAAAGTATGTTCACAACGTAGACGATATATTGCTGATAAATATGCTCGCAAAAAGAAATCAACAATGAATAATGGTCGTTATTCATCGATTTCATCACCATCACATACATGTACCCCTCCGTTACCACCTGGGGTGGCTGGACCAACACCACCTAtttcacaaacaaataataaacattgtGATTTAGATGGTTTAACACCCTTACAAAGCAGTATTCAAAATCGATTACGACAGATTGTTAGTGATCATAAG gCAAAAGAAGACGCCCTAGAAAGGGAATTACATACGACACGAATGGCGTTAATTCAACAAGTATGTCATCACTGTACCAATGACGGGTCTGATGCACATGACGAAACC tgttCGGTAGGTGGATCAGTGTGTTCGACTGGCGAAGGTCGTATGTCGGCAAACGAATCATTACCTTCCGATATATCATGGGAAACACTCGATGAACCCTCTCATCTACCAGATTCTATTATTTCAGCACCAACATTATGGGTACCAGATCATGCTGTGTCGCGATGTACTGGATGTCAAACAGAATTTTGGTTAGGACGACGGAAACACCATTGCag GAATTGTGGACGAATATTTTGTGCAGATTGTTCAGAAAATAGTGCCCCATTACCAAATGAACAACTGTATAATCCAGTACGGGTATGCACAACATGTTACAACCAATTAAATCTCGGTGCCAATAATAATTTAGCTCTTCTAAATGCTTCTTCTTCATCCAATATGACTTGTGACTCAAATAATATTGATCAAATTAATCAAACAAATTCTGGATCATATGTTGGCGCACTTTAA
- the LOC123301854 gene encoding myotubularin-related protein 4 isoform X2: MDEAMKDCDNDLQQRGASYKYPLSPLTSDIDGLCVPFTPLRGESVSLLGVSADGLLALTNYRLYIENLGVVYNIPLGLIDICEVRDIFYLHIQCKEARTVRCTFSTNEQCMEWFKRLNRVTQTPSSLHDLFAFAFYAWTTEIGDVDIISRLKGEIPLTCEQLFKKEVERLRFDTHGAWRITQANSNYRLCPSYPPLLLVPACITDETLEMVARFRSSRRIPVIVWRHTGNGAVIARCSQPEVGWLGWRSGEDEDLLKAMADACTFDRGAQSMLDVHLSLDSSPHSLTSNIEDNLSPLNTITTNHSNTTTSSSPTTTTTSGTLSEGKKVLIMDARSYTTAVANRARGGGCECPEYYPSCDIEFMNLANIHSIRKSFQAMRQLCASPADQPNWFSLLEGTRWLHHMSGLMRAASVLASAIEREGRPVLVHCSDGWDRTPQIVALGQLLLDPYYRTIEGFRVLCEREWLDFGHKFADRCGHAVGQDDPNERCPVFLQWLDCVHQLLHQFPCSFEFSQTYLVKLAKHTYSNLFGTFLCNSRQEREKNQIYTSTFGVWPFLTDINFRNHLYSPVVNENEQVLWPSYNIRDLHLWSEMYLGSLEIDTSLESGGAANSSVKNQSGSNSNGHGQQNGHQNGGTHNTGFVNIRESSVSSDISISMTKTRSFNDLQNMAADIIYNTPRRSSDPNILTDSIKLETLSLCDDNSDDKTPDLESVEDDTEINHTHVEEHDETGSVLNNHHEILNNIVNGDEKLNVKQINHDDDEKPNLENRHEINFLSNGINKNYSTTAHDLIEFTNMTPMVDVIDGRRQSFKESSSSSSVITNGLVNGTTSSAAVDTSTETIIPDQYFNGTQPTTNITTGSEPNNDETIRNSPSALGDGVTTTSCKVCSQRRRYIADKYARKKKSTMNNGRYSSISSPSHTCTPPLPPGVAGPTPPISQTNNKHCDLDGLTPLQSSIQNRLRQIVSDHKAKEDALERELHTTRMALIQQVCHHCTNDGSDAHDETCSVGGSVCSTGEGRMSANESLPSDISWETLDEPSHLPDSIISAPTLWVPDHAVSRCTGCQTEFWLGRRKHHCRNCGRIFCADCSENSAPLPNEQLYNPVRMIE; this comes from the exons ATGGATGAAGCAATGAAAGATTGTGACAACGATCTCCAACAGCGTGGAGCATCGTACAAATATCCATTGAGTCCATTGACAAGTGATATTGATGGTCTATGTGTGCCCTTCACACCGTTACGTGGTGAATCCGTATCATTATTAGGTGTATCAGCTGATGGTTTACTTGCATTAACCAATTATCggttatatattgaaaatttaggtGTTGTCTACAATATTCCACTTGGTTTAATTGATATTTGTGAAGTAcgtgatattttttatctacATATTCAGTGCAAGGAGGCTAGAACTGTTAG gtgTACATTTTCTACAAACGAACAATGTATGGAGTGGTTTAAACGATTAAATCGTGTTACCCAAACACCCTCTTCATTACACGACTTATTTGCATTCGCATTTTATGCATGGACCACGGAAATTGGTGATGTTGATATCATTTCACGTTTAAAAGGTGAAATACCGCTAACATgtgaacaattatttaaaaaagaagtcGAACGTTTAAG GTTTGATACACACGGAGCATGGCGTATTACACAAGCGAATAGTAACTACCGCCTATGTCCATCTTATCCGCCATTATTGTTAGTACCAGCATGTATTACTGATGAAACATTGGAAATGGTTGCACGATTCCGTAGTTCGAGGCGTATACCAGTTATTGTATGGAg aCATACTGGTAATGGTGCAGTAATTGCACGTTGTAGTCAACCAGAAGTCGGTTGGTTAGGTTGGCGTTCTGGTGAAGATGAAGATCTATTAAAAGCAATGGCGGACGCATGTACTTTTGATCGTGGTGCTCAATCAATGCTAGATGTACATTTATCATTAGATTCATCACCACATTCATTGACAAGCAACATAGAAGATAATTTATCACCATTAAATACAATCACAACTAATCATTCAAATACTACTACGTCATCATCTCCAACAACAACTACAACTAGTGGAACACTCTCTGAAGGAAaa aaagtGTTAATTATGGACGCACGCTCGTACACAACAGCTGTAGCAAATCGTGCACGTGGTGGAGGCTGCGAATGTCCTGAATACTATCCAAGTTGTGACATAGAATTTATGAATTTAGCAAATATACATTCGATTCGTAAAAGTTTCCAAGCAATGCGACAGTTATGTGCATCACCAGCTGATCAACCAAA TTGGTTTAGTTTATTAGAAGGTACACGCTGGTTACATCATATGTCAGGTTTAATGCGTGCTGCTAGTGTTTTAGCATCTGCAATTGAACGTGAAGGACGTCCTGTACTTGTACATTGTAGTGATGGCTGGGATCGTACACCACAAATTGTTGCACTTGGACAATTGTTATTGGACCCTTATTATCGAACTATTGAG GGATTTCGTGTATTATGTGAACGTGAATGGTTAGATTTTGGACATAAATTTGCGGATCGTTGTGGACATGCTGTTGGACAAGATGATCCTAATGAACGTTGTCCAGTATTTTTACAATGGTTGGACTGCGTCCATCAATTGTTACATCAATTTCCATGTAGTTTTGAATTTTCTCAAACGTATTTA gtaaaatTAGCAAAACATACGTATTCaaatttgtttggaacatttctATGTAATTCTCGACAGGAACGtgagaaaaatcaaatttatacgAGTACATTTGGTGTATGGCCATTTTTGACTGATATCAATTTTAGGAATCATTTGTATTCACCTGTTGTCAATGAAAACGAACag gtGCTATGGCCATCATATAATATACGTGATTTACATTTATGGTCTGAAATGTATTTAGGTTCATTAGAAATAGATACATCATTAGAATCTGGTGGTGCTGCTAATTCAAGTGTTAAAAATCAAAGTGGTAGTAATAGTAATGGACATGGACAACAGAATGGACATCAAAATGGTGGCACACATAATACGGGTTTTGTAAATATACGTGAAAGTAGTGTCAGCAGTGATATTAGCATTTCAATGACTAAAACACGTTCATTtaatgatttacaaaatatggCAGCTGATATCATTTATAATACACCACGACGCTCAAGTGATCCTAATATTTTAACTGATAGCAT TAAATTAGAAACATTATCATTATGTGATGATAATTCAGATGATAAAACACCAGATCTAGAATCCGTCGAAGATGATACCGAAATCAATCATACACATGTGGAAGAACATGATGAAACTGGTTCCGTATTAAACAATcatcatgaaattttaaataatatcgttAATGGTGATGAAAAactaaatgtaaaacaaataaatcatgACGATGACGAAAAGCCAAATCTTGAAAATCgacatgaaataaattttttaagtaatggaattaataaaaattattcaacgaCCGCACATGATTTAATTGAATTCACGAACATGACGCCGATGGTTGATGTTATTGATGGTAGAAGACAATCATTCAAAGAATCATCTTCATCGTCATCTGTGATAACAAATGGTTTAGTTAATGGGACAACATCCTCAGCAGCTGTGGATACATCAACAGAAACAATCATACCAgatcaatattttaatggaaCGCAACCCACGACGAACATAACTACAGGATCCGAGCCAAATAATGATGAAACAATACGTAATTCACCAAGTGCGCTTGGTGATGGTGTAACTACAACGTCGTGTAAAGTATGTTCACAACGTAGACGATATATTGCTGATAAATATGCTCGCAAAAAGAAATCAACAATGAATAATGGTCGTTATTCATCGATTTCATCACCATCACATACATGTACCCCTCCGTTACCACCTGGGGTGGCTGGACCAACACCACCTAtttcacaaacaaataataaacattgtGATTTAGATGGTTTAACACCCTTACAAAGCAGTATTCAAAATCGATTACGACAGATTGTTAGTGATCATAAG gCAAAAGAAGACGCCCTAGAAAGGGAATTACATACGACACGAATGGCGTTAATTCAACAAGTATGTCATCACTGTACCAATGACGGGTCTGATGCACATGACGAAACC tgttCGGTAGGTGGATCAGTGTGTTCGACTGGCGAAGGTCGTATGTCGGCAAACGAATCATTACCTTCCGATATATCATGGGAAACACTCGATGAACCCTCTCATCTACCAGATTCTATTATTTCAGCACCAACATTATGGGTACCAGATCATGCTGTGTCGCGATGTACTGGATGTCAAACAGAATTTTGGTTAGGACGACGGAAACACCATTGCag GAATTGTGGACGAATATTTTGTGCAGATTGTTCAGAAAATAGTGCCCCATTACCAAATGAACAACTGTATAATCCAGTACGG